In a genomic window of Syngnathus typhle isolate RoL2023-S1 ecotype Sweden linkage group LG4, RoL_Styp_1.0, whole genome shotgun sequence:
- the LOC133152700 gene encoding zinc finger protein OZF-like has translation MCAKLVKEGECEEDLHRSKENDGQRLDTVFNQPKLHRADVSNYHHLKQQIQEEEPNLSHFVKEGLPEVRHMKEEQDDVTKSPLTGVIVKSEEGDGNNLKLKSLFASLSEGNDVTSHSYGDNEEELSKDEKTHHADKKFIKCSHCGKMFSNKFSLSRHTKIHTGEKPFVCSICGERFSLKAGLTTHTRSRHNGEKTFACLICGKRFFLKTGLKRHTRTHTGEKPFACSVCGKRFSLKANLTTHTRSRHRGEKTFACVVCDKRFFLKTGLATHIRTHTGEKPFVCSVCGKRFSQNGDLNVHKRTHSGEKPFTCSVCGKRFSLKTNLTTHTRRHDGEMPLACSVCGKRYIDRGELLIHTRTHTREKSFACSVCGKRFCRKASLTMHTRTHTGEKPCTCSLCGSSFSACSNLTQHVKTHTKEKPYPCLVCGRRFSRRSTLRTHTRTHAEETDKKVIGAAEKTEPALESRTVTLK, from the exons ATGTGTGCAAAACTTGTGAAAGAAGGAGAGTGCGAGGAAGACCTTCATCGGTCAAAAGAGAACGATGGACAAAGATTGGACACTGTTTTCAACCAGCCGAAATTACACAGAGCAG acGTCAGTAATTATCATCATCTAAAGCAGCAAATCCAAGAGGAGGAGCCAAATTTGTCACACTTCGTAAAGGAAGGATTGCCAGAAGTCCGTCACATGAAAGAAGAACAGGATGATGTCACCAAGTCTCCATTGACTGGTGTTATTGTGAAGAGTGAAGAAGGCGATGGAAACAACTTAAAACTAAAAAGCCTCTTTGCTTCATTATCAGAAGGTAACGACGTAACGTCACACTCGTACGGTGATAATGAAGAGGAACTCTCGAAAGATGAAAAGACACATCACGCAGACAAGAAATTCATCAAATGTTCTCATTGTGGCAAAATGTTTTCCAACAAGTTCTCATTGAGTagacacacaaaaatacacactggagagaaaccgtTTGTCTGCTCAATTTGTGGTGAAAGGTTCTCTTTAAAAGCAGGTTTAACGACGCACACGAGAAGCAgacacaatggagaaaaaacctttgccTGCTTAATTTGTGGGAAAAGATTCTTTTTAAAGACCGGTTTGAAGaggcacacacgaacacacactggagaaaaaccttttgcttgctcagtttgtgggaaGAGATTTTCTTTAAAGGCAAACTTAACAACTCACACACGAAGCAGACACCGTGGAGAAAAAACTTTTGCCTGTGTAGTTTGTGATAAAAGATTCTTTTTAAAGACAGGTTTAGCAACACACATAAGAACCCACACGGGGGAGAAACCTTTtgtatgctcagtttgtggtaaaAGATTCAGTCAGAATGGGGACTTAAACGTACACAAAAGAACACATTCAGGAGAGAAACCTTTTACCTGCTCAGTTTGCGGCAAACGTTTCTCTTTGAAGACAAATTTAACAACACACACGAGAAGACACGATGGAGAAATGCCTTTGGCCTGCTCAGTTTGCGGCAAAAGATATATTGACAGAGGAGAACTGTTGatacacacaagaacacacacaagaGAAAAATCTTTtgcttgctcagtttgtggtaaaAGATTCTGTAGAAAGGCAAGTTTAACAATGCATACAAGAACGCACACCGGCGAGAAACCTTGCACCTGCTCACTTTGTGGCTCAAGTTTCAGTGCGTGTtcaaatttgactcaacacgtgAAAACGCACACAAAGGAGAAACCTTATCCTTGCTTAGTTTGCGGTCGAAGATTCTCTCGAAGGTCAACTTTAAGAACGCACACAAGAACGCATGCCGAAGAAACAGACAAGAAGGTCATTGGAGCTGCAGAAAAAACGGAGCCTGCTTTGGAATCACGGACAGTGacgttgaaataa
- the LOC133152710 gene encoding gastrula zinc finger protein XlCGF52.1-like, with product MCAKGVKDEYKVELYGTKEEIKRQRHLLEDAYKKPQIELHGPDDHEEYLHLESPYFKEEEEEADITKFPLTVIIKSEGDDEEESGDRCGSSQSDSLLAPLSENDDMTSHSPDTDDDRRRSQSDRTCRADKIHLKCKQCGKTFSSKWNLKVHLKSHKGEKQFTCSDCGKRFANKGNLNVHTRIHNGEKPFSCSVCGLRVTQKSGLTTHMRIHTGEKPFTCSVCSKSFSIKGHLRRHNRTHTGERPFACLVCGKRFSMKGHLTTHTSIHTGEKPFTCSICTFSFSERSKLVKHMRTHSGEKPFPCLVCGRKFSAKASLVRHTRMHNGENSVVCSVCNLTFSDRSGLIEHKRTHSREKHFSCSVCGKRFTQRVHLTSHTRIHTGEKPFSCGVCEKRFTRKDQVKRHKCAGRKSATK from the exons ATGTGTGCAAAAGGTGTGAAAGACGAGTACAAGGTGGAACTTTATGGAACAAAAGAGGAGATCAAGCGACAACGTCATCTACTGGAGGATGCTTACAAGAAGCCTCAAATTGAGTTACACGGACCGG ATGACCATGAAGAATACCTTCATCTTGAGTCCCCTTATtttaaagaggaagaggaggaggctgaTATCACCAAGTTTCCACTGACTGTCATTATCAAGAGTGAAGGCGATGATGAAGAGGAAAGTGGAGACCGCTGTGGAAGCTCACAATCAGATAGCCTCCTAGCTCCACTTTCAGAAAATGACGACATGACGTCACACTCTCCTGACACTGATGATGATCGTCGTCGCTCCCAAAGTGATCGGACGTGTCGTGCGGACAAGATACACCTGAAATGCAAACAGTGTGGAAAAACATTTAGTTCAAAGTGGAATTTAAAAGTTCACCTTAAAAGTCATAAAGGAGAGAAACAATTCACCTGTTCAGATTGCGGTAAAAGATTTGCCAATAAGGGAAATTTGAACGTACACACAAGAATACACAACGGGgaaaaacctttttcctgctcagtctgTGGTCTTCGAGTCACTCAAAAGAGCGGTTTAACAACTCACATGAGAAtacacactggggagaaaccttttACTTGCTCAGTATGCAGCAAAAGCTTCTCTATCAAGGGTCATTTAAGACGACACAACAGAACACATACGGGAGAGAGGCCCTTTGCCTGCTTAGTTTGTGGTAAGAGATTCTCTATGAAGGGTCAtttaacaacacacacaagtaTACACACTGGTGAAAAACCCTTCACCTGCTCAATCTGCACTTTCAGTTTCAGTGAACGTTCCAAATTGGTCAAACACATGAGAACGCACtctggagagaaaccttttcccTGTTTAGTTTGTGGTAGAAAATTCTCTGCAAAGGCAAGTTTAGTAAGACACACAAGAATGCATAATGGAGAGAACTCCGTCGTCTGCTCAGTGTGCAACTTGACTTTTAGCGATCGCTCCGGATTGATTGAACACAAGAGAACGCATAGTAGAGAGAAGCACTTTAGCTGCTCGGTGTGTGGTAAAAGATTCACTCAAAGGGTACACTTGACATCACACACGAGAATACACACTGGCGAGAAGCCGTTCAGTTGCGGCGTGTGTGAGAAAAGATTCACTCGGAAGGACCAGGTGAAGAGACACAAGTGTGCTGGCCGGAAGAGCGCCACTAAATGA